The window GTCGCTGATCTCCGGGGCATCCTGGTTATAATAAAGCTCATTATGGTGTTCGATGGTTTTTCGTAACGCTTGGATCTGGTCGGCAACCGGAGCTGCGTCAGACATGAGAACCTCCTGGCGGGATTTGAATCCGGATTCCCGGCACTTCGGCGAACGGCCGTCCGCTCGGGCGCGCAAGGCCAAATTGGCTTGGGATGAAGAAAACCGTTTGAATGTAGTTATACATTTTTATTGAAAATCCTTCCCGCGGCACCTGAATTTATACCTGCCCATCCCGATTCTACGCTTTCGATCCCTCTCAACGGTTCAAGACATTCCGGAGCCGCCCCGGCGGCCGGGGCGGGGACAGCCGGCGGAGGATTATCCCTAAAAGGATCTGCGGCAGTCGTTGCCGCAGGCACTGCTCACGCCCAACGATCTGCGGCGGCCATTGCCGCAATTGCTTCTTCCCCCAAATCATCTATGGCACTCATCGCCGCAAATCATTTTTCTCCAAAATGATCCGCGGCAGTCGTCGCCGTAGATGCTTGCGCCACAAAATGATCTGCGGCAACTATCGCCGTCGTTGTTTCTTCTCCAAAATGAACTGCGGCGGTTATCGCCACAAGAACTTCCGCCGCGAAACGATGGCGGGTGGTCCTCCCCCATGGTGCGGATGTTGCAGAATGAGTGTGGCCGGCGTAGCCCGGCGGTTCCCGGTTTCTCAAAGCGCCGGCCGGTCCGGGAATACGGCGGGGCAAGGCCGGCTGTCCTGTCCATGGAAGCGGCGGACCGACCGTTTCGCTCCAAAAAAATAAACTAGCCTTTCAGCTAGTTGCAAAATCGGTATGACCCGTTAAGTGATCGTGTTTCCTTATCAGGTCGCCACCATTTGAGTTTTGCCGCGGAGTCCGCAACGTTCGTAAAATTTTTTGGCCCCGCTCTGCCAAAGATCGGTCGCTATCTCCAAGCCATGACAACGTTTCTCTTGAACCTTGCCTCTTACAAATTCGACCAAGGCCCGGCCGACGCCCCGGCCCCGGAACTCCTCGGTGACCACCAATTCCTGAATCGACGCCACCAAACCATGATGATGCAATACTTCCAGATAATACAAAGTGACAAAACCAATGACATTGTTATGAACCGTGGCGACAAACGCCTCGCGATCTTCACTCAGGAAGAAACTGTTGAAAATCCGCGCGAAATCACCTTCCGCATAACAAGGACCGGCTCCCGTCAGTTGACGGTACAACCGGTAAACCGGGCGATAATCATTCTCACTCAGCGGCCGAATCTGTAACCCATTCAAAATTAATCTCATCCTCACTCTCACCTCTTTTCTTTTCAAAATTTTCACCATTTGAGCGGGCAAATCTATCAAATTGACGTTTTTGGCACCATTTTCGTTCCGTCCAATAACTATCCGCTTCCGAAAACCGCCGAATCGTTCTCCCTGGGGAAATCGATCCGTCAATCTATGGTTCTATACTATATATATCGTACAAATGCTTATTTTTTTCCACTGAAATTTAAAAATTTTGCAATTATTTTACACTTGTCTTTAGCTTCGCCGGAACGGGGCAGCTTTATACCCGGCTGCGGCACGGCATAAAAAACTCCACCCGGTGAAGGCGGAGTTTTCTGTAACCAATCCATTTTTTCACGAAATTGTTTTCTTGACGGAAAAAACATCCCCAACTTACAAGCAGCGCCTGTCAATCACCCGTTTGGCCTTTCCCACGCTCCGTTCGATGCTCTTGGGCTCCACCAGTTTGACTTTGACATTGATATTGATCAGCGAGAAGATCCGGTGTTTGATCTTTTCGGTGAGGTCTTCCAGGTCGCGCAGATTTCCGGTGAAAATGCGTTCCGGGACCTCCACCTGGACTTCCAGATGGTCGAGATGGTCGATCCGGTCCACGATTAGCTGATAATGGGGTTCCACTTCCTCGATCCCCACCAGGACGCTTTCGATCTGCGACGGGAAGACGTTCACTCCGCGAATGATCAGCATATCGTCGCTGCGTCCCAGCGTCTTTCGCATCCTCACCGTCGTTCTGCCGCAACGGCATTTCTCATAATCCAGGGCCGTGATATCCCGGGTCCGGTAGCGGATGATCGGCAGCGCTTCCTTGGTAAGGGCGGTCAGAACCAGCTCGCCCTCTTCACCTGGGCTCTTCGGCTCCCCGGTGACGGGATCGATAATCTCCGGAATAAAATGGTCCTCTTGAATATGCATTCCGCAGCAATACTCGCATTCGCCGGAGACTCCCGGCCCGATCACTTCGCTCAAGCCGTAGTTGTCGGTGGCTCGGATTCCCCAGAACCGCTCGATCTCCTTGCGCATGCCCTCGGACCACGGCTCCGAACCGAAAAGGCCGACCCGCAGCCGGAGCGAGCCGGGGCCAAAACCCATCTCCTTGGCGACTTCGGCCATATGAAGCGCATAGGAGGGGGTCGCCACCAATACCGTGGTCCCGAATTCCTTCATGATCCGGATCTGGCGTTCGGTGTTGCCGCTGGAAACCGGGATGACGGTCGCGCCCACCCGCTCCATCCCGTAATGCAAGCCAAAACCGCCGGTGAACAAGCCGTATCCGAATGAAATCTGGACGATGTCGTCGCTGGTCACTCCGGCGGCGGTGACAAAACGGCCGACAATGTTAGACCAGGTCTCCAGATCCCTTTTGGTATACCCCACCACGGTTGGAATTCCGGTCGTGCCCGACGAGGAGTGGATTCGGACGATCTCCCGCATCGGAACGGCAAACATGCCGTAGGGGTAATTATCGCGCAAGTCATTTTTGATCGTGAACGGCAGGCGGCGGATATCTTCCAGGCGCCGGATGGAATCCGGCTTGATCCCGGCCTCATCGAATTTGGCTCTGTAAAAGGGGACGTGCTGATAGACCCGCGCCACCACCCGCTGCAGTCTTTCGGTCTGCAAGCGGCGGAGATCCTCCCGTCCCATCGTCTCAAACTGCGGTTCCCAAATCATGGTTGCCCTTCTTTCCCAAGATATTACCCCGGCGGCTCATAACAGCCCCGAAGTAGTGTGTATCTGTAAAAACGGGAGCCGCCGCTACTCTTCCGAGGCGGCAACCTCCGCAAACACCCGCTCCAGATGGGATGCTTCAAATTTCTGCGATAGCAGGCTCACCGCCGGCACCACCGCCAGCGGAATCAGCATCGCCACCGAGCTGACCAGCGGCGCCAGGCTTTCGTCCTTAAAGATGACGCTCCCCAGGATGGAGATGACGACTCCGGAGATTAAGCCGGTCCAGGCTCCGGATTTGGTGGTTCCTTTCCAATAAATGCCGTAAAGATAGGGCGCCAGAAACGCGCCGGCGATCGTTCCCCAGGACAGGCTCATCAATTTGATGATGAAATCGAATTTGTAGACCGCAATGATGATGGAACAGATAATGAAGAGTCCGCAAAACAGGCGGAGATACTGGACGGCCTTCTCCTTGTCGAGGTTGGGCCGGAAAACGCCCTGGATGAGGTCGATGGTAATCGCCGAACTGGAAACCAGGATCAGCGAGGACAGCGTAGACATGGAAGCCGACAACACCAGCAGCAGAATGACGATGAGCAGGAATTCCGGCAAAGTATTATTCAGCAGTATCGGGATAATAGCATTAAAAGCGATCTTTCCGCCTTCCATCGGCACGGTTTGAGGGGTGAAGAAGAGCTGGGCGGTGGAACCGACCAGATAGGCGGCGCCGGCGATGATCAGCGCAAATAGGGACGCCACAGTAGTAGCGGTCCGGATCACTTGCTCATTCTTGATGGCGTAAAATTTCTGGATCATCTGCGGCATGCCCCACGTCCCGACGCTCGTCAAAATGACCAGCCCCAGCAGGCTCAGCCAATTCTCCGGCACGGCCCGGGTCAAGGACGGATTGACCGCCGCCAGGTGCGGCAGCCAGCCGCCAAGTCCGCCGACTTGCGGCTGGCTGAAGACGAACCAAACCATTAGCGTCGCGCCGAACAACATGATGATCCCCTGAATGAAATCGGTCAGCGCGACTGCGAAATAACCTCCCAGAACCAAATAAACGCCGGTTAAAACGATCATGACCACCAAGGAAGTCTGGTAGGGAATTTTCAGAACGTTTTCAAATAAAAAGCCTAAGCCGGTGAAGACCGAGCCGCAGTAGGGAATCAAAAACAAAAAAATCAGCGCGGCGGCGACGATCTTCAAGCCTCGGGACTGATAACGGGCTTCCAAAAATTCGGGCATGGTCATGACGCCCAGTTTGACGGTGATAGCCCGGGTCCGGCGGGCTAAGACCTTCCAAGCCAGCCAGCTGCCGACGAAAGCATTCCCCATAGCGATCCATAACGGCGAGATGCCGAAACCCCAACCTAATTTTCCCGCATACCCGATGAACATGACTGCCGAAAAATAGGTCGTACCATAAGCAAACGCCGAAATCCAAGGTCCCACCGTTCTTCCGCCCAGGAAGAAATCAGCAGTCGTTTGGGTCCGGCGCATCGAATACAATCCTACACCTACCATCAGCACCACAAAAGCAACAATCGCCAACCAACGGAATGACAATAATTCCACGGTTCATCCATCCTCCCATGATACAATTTCCTTTGCTTTATCAATTGAAATAAATGCGGTCCTTTTACCCTTTTCCCTCCACGTTGCAAGGAAAATTGGGACCACAATTTATTTCAATTATCCTACCCGTTCTGCCAGACTACTCCCGAATCCAATCCTACGGAAATTTTATTTCGACATGAAATCCCGTTTTTCCTCCCATCTTTTCACTGTACTTTACCCCACCCAAAAACGCGCCTCAGCCGGCATTTTCAAAACGGCTGATACTCCTCGTCGAAAGGGGGCATACTAATGTAAATATTAGGAGGAAGTGCTGGTGCATGATTTCAAAAGAACAGCAAGTCATGGGGATCTTCAATAGCATCGCTCCCCGCTATGATCTGGTCAATACCATCGTCAGCTTCGGATGGCACCATTTTTGGCGCAGGTTCGCCGTGGCCCAGGCTCACCTGCGGAGTGGCGATTCCGTCTTGGATCTGTGTTGCGGAACCGGAGCGCTCACCGCCGCCGCAGCCAAGAAAGTGGCGCCTTTCGGTCAAGTGGTCGGACTGGATTTCTCCGAAAAGATGCTTGAGGTTGCGCGGCGCAGAGTGCACAGTTTCCGGTTCCGCGACAATATCCGGTTTATTCGGGGAAACGCTTTGGATTTGCCTTTTCCGGATAATCGCTTCGATTGCGTCACGGTCGCTTACGGGTTGCGCAACGTTACCGATCCTGCCCGGGTCCTGAAGGAAGCCAGACGGGTTCTCAAACCAACCGGTACCGTGGTCTCGCTGGATCTTGGTAAACCCTCGGCACCGGTTTTCAAAAACATCTATTATTTTTACTTGAACCATTGGATTCCCCTGACCGGAGGCGTTTTCACCAAAAGCCCCACTTCCTACCGTTATTTACACGACTCCATCCTGGAATTCCCCCATCAAAAGGAAATTTCCACTCTCTACCGGCGGCTTGGCTTTAAAAATATTCAATGCTCCGAATTGACCTGGGGAATCGCAATGGTGCATACGGCTCAAAAATAATCGGCCGGAGCAAAAAGTTGCAGCGCAATAAAAAAAAGCAGGGTTGGAAAGCCCTGCTTTATCCTAAGTACCGTTCACATCGCCTATCTTCTTGCTGGTCCGGTTGGTCCCGGTCCGGCTGTCTCTCGTTTTAAAGCGTTGCGCAGGTTGGATAAATCTCTCATTACCGCCGGCCTGTTCCGGGTTTTAACGTCCGCCTGAAGCTTCACATAAATCGTATTAAAACTCGCTATCTCTCGGATTGATTTTGCCCGTGATCGTGTGGGCCGAAAACGGGTCATGTCCGTGCCAAGCGCATTCGTTTCTCGATTGGCTGCCGCCCATCTCCCGTTTCGTACTTCCCTCTCAACCCTATCAATCCTATCGCGAAGCTGCTTTTCGGTGATGCCCGTAATCCTGGGGGTCTGGTTCGGAGCAGGTGATTGCTGCGGAGCTCTCATCCGCGGTCGAACCGGAGCCGGCCTAGTCTTATTGGTGTTGAACCAATCACACCCGGTGAACGTGAGACTAAAACCTACTAACAGTACTGCTAATAAGCGTTTAGGAAAGCGCACCTTATTTCACCTCCTCTATGCTATTTAGCATACCTAAGCAGCTTATTTTTAGTCCCGCTTCAACCGCCAATTTATTGGAAAGATTGGCATCCTATGCCGAGAAACCTTTTTTATGACTTTGAACACAGAAAATGTGATAGCCGGCGTGAATATGATAAGGTAGCACACCTACGAGAGGAAGCGTGTAACCATGGAAACCTTTTATTGGCAACGGAAACTTTCACCGCTTCTAAAAACAATGGATGAGAACCAAAAACCGGCAGCTCATTCGTTAATTGTTGAAATCGCAGGCAGAAGAGTGGATCAAATCGGAAATATCGTCTCCGCTTATCACGGGCGGATACAGGGAGAATTATCGTTATTTCCGGCCCTCATTGTCGAACTCCCCGGGAGCGGTATTGAGGAATTGGCCCGTTATTATTGGGTTCATAAAATATGGCGTAACTTGCAAGCCTATGCCCTGCTGGACGTCGCTGTTCCAACCGTAGGGGCCAGTAAGGTTCAACAAATGGGCTATACCGGCAATGGGGTCGTTGTAGCGGTCATCGACACTGGAATCGCTCCCCATCCGGACTTGGTGGCCGATGAAAATCGGATCCTTGCCTGGAATGATTTGGTGGGAGAGAAAAGCGAGCCGTATGATGACAATGGGCACGGCACTCATGTGGCGGGAATTATCGCGGGGAATGGCCATTCTTCCAAAGGCCGGTATGTCGGGATGGCGCCTGAGGCTCGTCTGGTGGGTGTCAAGGTGTTGGATGGCGAAGGTTCGGGGGCGCTTTCCAATGTCGTGGCAGGGATTGAATGGTGTCTGAAGAACAAGAGGCAACTCAATGTGAAAGTAATTAACCTTTCCTTGGGGACTACCGCTCAAGAATCCTATCGAACCGATCCGCTGTGCCGGGCGGTTGCCGCCGCATGGCGGTCCGGGGTGGTCGTTTGTGCCGCGGCGGGCAACACGGGCCCAGACCCCCGCAGTATTAACTCACCGGGAATCAGTCCAGCGGTAATTACCGTCGGTAATATCGATGACCGGAATACTCTTGATCCCAAAGATGATCGATTAAACCAAACTTCCAGCGGCGGACCGACCATCGATGATCTACCCAAGCCGGACCTGGTTGCTCCCGGTACAGAAATTACGTCCCTTTCCAATCGCGGCGGATATCGGGCCTTAACCGGCACATCCATGGCTGCTCCAATGGTTGCAGGCGCGGTTGCTCAGATTCTGCAAAAATACCCCCAATGGAGTCCCGAAAGGATTAAGCAAGTTTTGCGAAAAAATGCCCGCAACAAAGGTCTGGGACCTAATTTGCAGGGAGCGGGCGAATTGAATGTCGCCAATCTGTTTGAGGAACAAAGAAGCACCGTATCTGTGACGAGCCGCAATTCTTTTCAAAAAGCCATCACTTACCAAATCCTGAAAATGCTGATTTCGAAAATGAGCCCGGGCTTCACTGAGATCCCTAGATGGCTGGATAGAAAAACCGAAGGCTTTGTCATCAATGTTTTAGACTCTCTGTTCTAGAAGCGTTGTGATAAACCCTGTCCGAAGGCCAGGGTGAACACAAAAGCTCAGAGAAGCAAGTGATAAAGTCGATTTTTAATCCTTTATAAAGAGTGATTTCCGAATTTGAGGACTTTATCACATGGCTTCTAGATATCAAGATTCGGCGGAATTAAATTCAAATAAAAAATAAGACTGTTTGCCCAATCGCGGCGACAGTCTTATTTATTGCGCGCAGAATTATGTCCCGTCTAAAAAGGATTGGCTGTATTTCAAGATGCCTCGGGAAATGGCGAATGCTAATCGGGATCGGTGCAATTCATTCTGCAGCAACAGCGCCTCTTGACTGTTGGATAAAAACCCTACTTCCACAATGACTCCGGTAATGCCTTCCTGGCGAATCATCAAGTACTTTCCGGGAGCTTCCTTGCGCTGCCGAATTTGAACCCGGTTCAGTTCTTGCTGAATCAGGGATGCTAGATTCTTGCTTTCCGGCTGGAGTGCATTATAAAAAACCTTCGCGCCCATTTCCCGAACGTCGCGCGACCAGTCACAATGAATGCTCACTAAAAAGAGGCAATTTTCTTCCCGGGCCCGACGGATTCGTTCCAGGAGATCACGGCGATGCCGCCCCGGCTGTCCGGTGAAGGGCGCAAGCGCAATATCGCCTTTTCTACTCATCAACACTTGCATCCCGCAAGATTGGAGCTGGTGATCTACCAGTTTCCC is drawn from Hydrogenispora ethanolica and contains these coding sequences:
- a CDS encoding GNAT family N-acetyltransferase, whose product is MRLILNGLQIRPLSENDYRPVYRLYRQLTGAGPCYAEGDFARIFNSFFLSEDREAFVATVHNNVIGFVTLYYLEVLHHHGLVASIQELVVTEEFRGRGVGRALVEFVRGKVQEKRCHGLEIATDLWQSGAKKFYERCGLRGKTQMVAT
- a CDS encoding phenylacetate--CoA ligase family protein, which codes for MIWEPQFETMGREDLRRLQTERLQRVVARVYQHVPFYRAKFDEAGIKPDSIRRLEDIRRLPFTIKNDLRDNYPYGMFAVPMREIVRIHSSSGTTGIPTVVGYTKRDLETWSNIVGRFVTAAGVTSDDIVQISFGYGLFTGGFGLHYGMERVGATVIPVSSGNTERQIRIMKEFGTTVLVATPSYALHMAEVAKEMGFGPGSLRLRVGLFGSEPWSEGMRKEIERFWGIRATDNYGLSEVIGPGVSGECEYCCGMHIQEDHFIPEIIDPVTGEPKSPGEEGELVLTALTKEALPIIRYRTRDITALDYEKCRCGRTTVRMRKTLGRSDDMLIIRGVNVFPSQIESVLVGIEEVEPHYQLIVDRIDHLDHLEVQVEVPERIFTGNLRDLEDLTEKIKHRIFSLININVKVKLVEPKSIERSVGKAKRVIDRRCL
- a CDS encoding sodium:solute symporter family protein, with protein sequence MELLSFRWLAIVAFVVLMVGVGLYSMRRTQTTADFFLGGRTVGPWISAFAYGTTYFSAVMFIGYAGKLGWGFGISPLWIAMGNAFVGSWLAWKVLARRTRAITVKLGVMTMPEFLEARYQSRGLKIVAAALIFLFLIPYCGSVFTGLGFLFENVLKIPYQTSLVVMIVLTGVYLVLGGYFAVALTDFIQGIIMLFGATLMVWFVFSQPQVGGLGGWLPHLAAVNPSLTRAVPENWLSLLGLVILTSVGTWGMPQMIQKFYAIKNEQVIRTATTVASLFALIIAGAAYLVGSTAQLFFTPQTVPMEGGKIAFNAIIPILLNNTLPEFLLIVILLLVLSASMSTLSSLILVSSSAITIDLIQGVFRPNLDKEKAVQYLRLFCGLFIICSIIIAVYKFDFIIKLMSLSWGTIAGAFLAPYLYGIYWKGTTKSGAWTGLISGVVISILGSVIFKDESLAPLVSSVAMLIPLAVVPAVSLLSQKFEASHLERVFAEVAASEE
- the ubiE gene encoding bifunctional demethylmenaquinone methyltransferase/2-methoxy-6-polyprenyl-1,4-benzoquinol methylase UbiE, with the protein product MISKEQQVMGIFNSIAPRYDLVNTIVSFGWHHFWRRFAVAQAHLRSGDSVLDLCCGTGALTAAAAKKVAPFGQVVGLDFSEKMLEVARRRVHSFRFRDNIRFIRGNALDLPFPDNRFDCVTVAYGLRNVTDPARVLKEARRVLKPTGTVVSLDLGKPSAPVFKNIYYFYLNHWIPLTGGVFTKSPTSYRYLHDSILEFPHQKEISTLYRRLGFKNIQCSELTWGIAMVHTAQK
- a CDS encoding S8 family peptidase — translated: METFYWQRKLSPLLKTMDENQKPAAHSLIVEIAGRRVDQIGNIVSAYHGRIQGELSLFPALIVELPGSGIEELARYYWVHKIWRNLQAYALLDVAVPTVGASKVQQMGYTGNGVVVAVIDTGIAPHPDLVADENRILAWNDLVGEKSEPYDDNGHGTHVAGIIAGNGHSSKGRYVGMAPEARLVGVKVLDGEGSGALSNVVAGIEWCLKNKRQLNVKVINLSLGTTAQESYRTDPLCRAVAAAWRSGVVVCAAAGNTGPDPRSINSPGISPAVITVGNIDDRNTLDPKDDRLNQTSSGGPTIDDLPKPDLVAPGTEITSLSNRGGYRALTGTSMAAPMVAGAVAQILQKYPQWSPERIKQVLRKNARNKGLGPNLQGAGELNVANLFEEQRSTVSVTSRNSFQKAITYQILKMLISKMSPGFTEIPRWLDRKTEGFVINVLDSLF
- a CDS encoding N-acetylmuramoyl-L-alanine amidase family protein, whose translation is MEFIYISRRQLRIGIVACLLFVIGIVGYGLVNIFYEETLSRVGELVILLDPGHGGVDGGTRDQWGNLEKDINLAVGKLVDHQLQSCGMQVLMSRKGDIALAPFTGQPGRHRRDLLERIRRAREENCLFLVSIHCDWSRDVREMGAKVFYNALQPESKNLASLIQQELNRVQIRQRKEAPGKYLMIRQEGITGVIVEVGFLSNSQEALLLQNELHRSRLAFAISRGILKYSQSFLDGT